A genomic region of Phocoena sinus isolate mPhoSin1 chromosome 18, mPhoSin1.pri, whole genome shotgun sequence contains the following coding sequences:
- the CLN5 gene encoding ceroid-lipofuscinosis neuronal protein 5, translating to MAQAGRAGPGAWGRRCAGGDVAPVCAPWRWASALLWLAAAAAAAASGPSRRQWPVPYKRFSFRPEPDPYCQAKYTFCPTGSPVPVMKDDDVIEVFRLQAPVWEFKYGDLLGHLKIMHDAIGFRSTLTEKNYTMEWYELFQLGNCTFPHLRPEMNAPFWCNQGAACFFEGIDDIHWKENGTLVLVATISGDIFNKMAKWVKQDNETGIYYETWTVQASPEKGAETWFESYDCSKFVLRTYKKLAELGADFKKIETNYTRIFLYSGEPTYLGNETSVFGPTGDKTLALAIKRFYCPFKPHLSTKEFLLSLLQIFDAVIIHRQFYLFYNFEYWFLPMKFPFIKITYEEIPLPNRNRTLSGL from the exons ATGGCGCAGGCGGGGAGAGCTGGTCCGGGGGCCTGGGGGCGGCGGTGCGCGGGCGGGGATGTGGCTCCGGTCTGCGCGCCTTGGCGCTGGGCCTCCGCGCTGCTCTGgctggcggcggcggcagcggcggcggcgagcGGCCCCTCCCGGCGCCAGTGGCCGGTGCCTTACAA acGCTTTTCCTTCCGTCCAGAACCAGATCCTTACTGTCAAGCTAAATACACTTTCTGTCCCACTGGCTCCCCTGTCCCAGTGATGAAGGATGATGATGTCATTGAAGTCTTTCGTTTACAAGCCCCAGTGTGGGAATTTAAATATGGAGACCTCCTGGGACACTTG AAAATTATGCACGACGCCATTGGATTCAGGAGTACTTTAACTGAAAAGAACTACACAATGGAATGGTATGAACTTTTCCAGCTTGGAAACTGCACATTTCCCCATCTCCGACCTGAAATGAATGCCCCTTTCTGGTGTAATCAAGGAGCTGCCTGCTTTTTTGAAGGAATTGATGATATTCACTGGAAGGAAAACGGGACGTTAGTTCTGGTAGCAACCATATCAG gAGACATATTTAACAAAATGGCAAAGTGGGTAAAACAGGACAATGAAACAGGGATTTATTATGAGACATGGACTGTCCAAGCCAGCCCAGAAAAAGGGGCAGAGACATGGTTTGAATCCTACGACTGTTCCAAATTTGTGTTAAGGACATATAAGAAGTTGGCTGAACTTGGAGCAGACTTCAAGAAGATAGAAACCAACTATACAAGAATATTTCTTTACAGTGGAGAACCTACTTACTTGGGAAATGAAACATCTGTTTTTGGGCCAACAGGAGACAAGACTCTTGCTTTAGCcataaaaagattttattgtCCTTTCAAACCACATTTGTCAACTAAAGAGTTTCTTTTGAGTCTCTTGCAAATTTTTGATGCTGTGATTATACACAGACAGttctatttgttttataattttgaatattgGTTTTTACCTATGAAATTcccttttattaaaataacatatgAAGAAATCCCTTTACCTAACAGAAACAGAACACTCTCTGGTTTATAA
- the FBXL3 gene encoding F-box/LRR-repeat protein 3, with amino-acid sequence MKRGGGRDSDHNSSEEGTAEKSKKLRTTNERSQTCDWGNLLQDIILQVFKYLPLLDRAHASQVCRNWNQVFHLPDLWRCFEFELNQPATSYLKATHPELIKQIIKRHSNHLQYVSFKVDSSKESAEAACDILSQLVNCSLKTLGLISTARPSFMDLPKSHFISALTVVFVNSKSLSSLKIDDTPVDDPSLKVLVANNSDTLKLLKMSSCPHVSPAGVLCVADRCHGLRELALNYHLLSDELLLALSSEKHVRLEHLRIDVVSENPGQTHFHAIQKSSWDAFIRHSPKVNLVMYFFLYEEEFDPFFRYEIPATHLYFGRSVSKDVLGRVGMTCPRLVELVVCANGLRPLDEELIRIAERCKNLSAIGLGECEVSCSAFVEFVKMCGGRLSQLSIMEEVLIPDQKYSLEQIHWEVSKHLGRVWFPDMMPTW; translated from the exons ATGAAacgaggaggaggaagagatagTGACCATAATTCATCAGAAGAAGGTACTGCAGAGAAATCCAAGAAACTGAGGACTACAAATGAGCGTTCTCAGACTTGCGATTGGGGTAATCTCCTTCAGGACATTATTCTCCAAGTGTTTAAGTATCTGCCTCTTCTTGACCGGGCTCATGCTTCACAAGTTTGCCGCAACTGGAACCAGGTATTTCACCTGCCTGACTTGTGGAGATGTTTTGAATTTGAACTGAATCAGCCAGCTACATCTTATTTGAAAGCAACACACCCAGAGCTGATCAAACAGATTATTAAAAGACATTCAAACCATCTACAATATGTCAGCTTCAAG GTGGACAGCAGCAAAGAATCAGCTGAAGCAGCTTGTGATATATTATCACAACTTGTGAATTGCTCTTTAAAAACACTTGGACTTATTTCAACTGCTCGGCCAAGCTTTATGGATTTACCAAAG tctcaCTTTATCTCTGCACTGACGGTTGTGTTTGTAAACTCCAAGTCCTTGTCCTCCCTTAAGATAGATGACACCCCAGTAGATGATCCATCCCTCAAAGTACTAGTGGCCAACAACAGTGATACGCTCAAGTTGCTAAAAATGAGCAGCTGTCCTCACGTCTCTCCAGCAG GTGTCCTTTGTGTGGCAGATCGGTGTCATGGCTTACGTGAACTGGCCCTGAATTACCACTTGCTAAGCGATGAGTTGCTGCTTGCTCTATCTTCTGAAAAACACGTTCGATTAGAACATTTGCGCATTGACGTGGTCAGTGAGAATCCTGGACAGACACACTTCCATGCTATTCAGAAGAGCAGCTGGGATGCTTTCATCAGACATTCACCCAAAGTGAActtagtaatgtatttttttttatatgaagAGGAATTTGATCCGTTCTTTCGGTATGAAATACCTGCCACCCATCTTTACTTTGGGAGATCAGTAAGCAAAGATGTGCTTGGCCGTGTGGGAATGACATGTCCTAGACTAGTTGAGCTAGTAGTGTGTGCTAATGGATTACGGCCACTTGATGAAGAGTTAATTCGCATTGCAGAACGTTGCAAAAATCTGTCGGCTATTGGACTAGGGGAATGCGAAGTCTCATGCAGTGCCTTTGTTGAGTTTGTGAAGATGTGTGGTGGCCGCCTGTCTCAGTTATCCATTATGGAAGAAGTATTAATTCCTGACCAAAAGTATAGTTTGGAGCAGATTCACTGGGAAGTGTCTAAGCATCTTGGTAGAGTGTGGTTTCCAGACATGATGCCCACTTGGTAA